In Microtus ochrogaster isolate Prairie Vole_2 chromosome 4, MicOch1.0, whole genome shotgun sequence, one genomic interval encodes:
- the Dpep1 gene encoding dipeptidase 1 has product MAMSIIWWFWSLLAICASDTFREKAEEIMKTTPVIDGHNDLPWQLLKLFNNRLNVSKANLNTLTETHTNIPKLKAGFVGGQFWSAYLPCDTQNKDAVKRILEQMDVIHRMCQRYPETFLCVTSSSGIRQAFGEGKVASLIGVEGGHLIDSSLGVLRALYHLGMRYLTLTHNCNTPWADNWMVDKGDDEAESEGLSVFGKRVLKEMNRLGVMIDLSHVSVATMKDALEYSEAPVIFSHSSAYSLCDHRRNVPDDVLQLVKSKRSLVMVNFYSYFVSCSKDATLSQVADHLDYIKKVAGAEAVGLGGDYDGVTELPAGLEDVSKYPDLIAELLRRNWTETEVRGVLSENLLRVFSEVELASNNMQVPEEEPIQLDELGGSCRTDYGYSQAPSIHLQIGALLAFLVPLLFSLNLL; this is encoded by the exons ATGGCAATGTCGATCATCTGGTGGTTCTGGTCTCTACTGGCCATCTGTGCATCCGACACATTccgagagaaggcagaggaaatcaTGAAGACCACACCGGTCATCGATGG GCACAACGACTTACCTTGGCAACTCCTGAAGTTGTTCAACAACAGGCTGAATGTCTCAAAGGCCAACTTGAACACACTGACTGAAACGCACACCAACATCCCCAAGCTGAAGGCTGGCTTTGTGGGGGGGCAG TTCTGGTCCGCATACTTGCCTTGTGACACCCAAAACAAAGACGCTGTGAAGAGGATATTGGAACAGATGGACGTCATACACCGCATGTGCCAACGATATCCTGAGACCTTCTTGTGTGTCACCAGCAGCTCAG GTATCCGACAGGCTTTTGGAGAGGGGAAGGTGGCCAGTCTGATTGGCGTAGAAGGTGGTCACTTAATCGACAGCAGCCTGGGCGTCCTGCGGGCACTCTACCATCTGGGTATGCGGTATCTGACCCTCACCCACAACTGCAACACACCCTG GGCCGACAACTGGATGGTGGACAAGGGAGATGACGAGGCTGAGAGCGAGGGACTGTCAGTCTTTGGGAAG agggTGCTGAAGGAGATGAACCGCCTGGGTGTCATGATTGACTTGTCTCATGTGTCCGTGGCTACCATGAAGGACGCTTTGGAGTATTCCGAGGCCCCGGTCATCTTCAGCCACTCCTCGGCCTATAGCCTGTGTGATCACAGGCGGAACGTACCTGATGACGTGCTCCAGCTGGTG AAGAGCAAAAGGAGTCTGGTGATGGTGAACTTCTACAGTTACTTTGTGTCCTGCTCAAAGGATGCCACCCTGTCCCAAGTGGCTG ACCACCTGGACTACATCAAGAAGGTGGCAGGCGCTGAGGCTGTGGGCCTTGGAGGGGACTACGATGGCGTCACAGA GCTTCCTGCAGGACTGGAGGATGTTTCCAAGTACCCGGATCTGATAGCGGAGCTTCTGAGGAGGAACTGGACAGAGACGGAAGTCAGAGGTGTACTATCTGAAAACCTGCTGCGGGTCTTCTCCGAAGTGGAGCTG GCAAGCAATAACATGCAAGTTCCGGAGGAAGAGCCAATCCAACTGGATGAGCTGGGTGGATCCTGCAGGACGGACTATGGCTACTCACAAGCCCCCAGCATCCACCTCCAGATTGGGGCTCTGCTGGCCTTCCTGGTTCCCTTGCTCTTCAGTCTGAATCTCCTGTGA